The following proteins come from a genomic window of Penaeus monodon isolate SGIC_2016 chromosome 22, NSTDA_Pmon_1, whole genome shotgun sequence:
- the LOC119587432 gene encoding histidine-rich glycoprotein-like encodes MATLSRVSRCSALTNQTKPHALSHIPADHIPHSHMPTTTYPPTTYPHSHMPTTTYPPTTCPQPHTHRPHTTQPHTLNHIPADHIPTQPHAHNHIPADHIPTQPHALNHIPADYIPTQPHAHNHKPADHIPTQPHALNHIPADHMPTTTYPPTTCPQPHTRRPHAHNRIPADHIPTQPHAHNRIPADHIPTQPHAHNRIPADHIPTQPHALNHIPADHIPTQLHALNHTTPQKRTGEPSPTKSSTSRRIS; translated from the exons ATGGCAACGTTGTCGAGG GTAAGTCGCTGTAGTGCACTGACGAACCAAACCAAG CCACATGCCCTCAGCCACATACCCGCCGACCACATACCACACAGCCACATGCCCACAACCACATACCCGCCGACCACATACCCACACAGCCACATGCCCACAACCACATACCCGCCGACCACATGCCCACAACCACATACCCACCGACCACATACCACACAGCCACATACCCTCAACCACATACCCGCCGACCACATACCCACACAGCCACATGCCCACAACCACATACCCGCCGACCACATACCCACGCAGCCACATGCCCTCAACCACATACCCGCCGACTACATACCCACACAGCCACATGCCCACAACCACAAACCCGCCGACCACATACCCACGCAGCCACATGCCCTCAACCACATACCCGCCGACCACATGCCCACAACCACATACCCGCCGACCACATGCCCACAACCACATACCCGCCGACCACATGCCCACAACCGCATACCCGCCGACCACATACCCACGCAGCCACATGCCCACAACCGCATACCCGCCGACCACATACCCACGCAGCCACATGCCCACAACCGCATACCCGCCGACCACATACCCACGCAGCCACATGCCCTGAACCACATACCCGCCGACCACATACCCACGCAGCTACATGCCCtgaaccacacaaccccacagaaGCGCACCGGAGAACCATCACCAACCAAATCTTCCACCTCAAGACGAATCTCCTGA